TTCGACGAAGCTCAAAGGCCATCAGTATGGATGACGAGTCCGTGTCGGAACATATCGCATCCTGTACGAGATCGATGACCAGAAACGTGGTCGACATCGGAGCGATTCGGCATCGAAGTAAAGCCTACGACTGATCCATCCGTGATCGTCCTCGGCAGCTGACGGAGCATCCCTCACCGCAGCGCAAGTCGACCGGCCTCGGAAGCGTCGTCGCCCTTTCAACTGGGGCATCCATGCCCGGACCTGGCTCGTTTCGTTACCTTCGATCGCGAATCCCTGATAGATTCTGCCCGGGGTGAACCGATGAATGAAACCACGTCCCGCGTCGCCATCGTACGAGGTCTGCGAACACCTTTCGCGAAAGCGGGGACCGCCTATTCGAACGTCGATGCTCTCGAGCTCGGCAAGATCGTGGTCTCCGAGCTCGTCCAGCGAAGCGAGATCGATCCCGAGACGATCGACCATCTGGTCTTCGGTACCGTGATCCCTTCGATCAAGGCAGCGAACATCGCCAGGGAGATCGTCCTGGGAACGGGACTCTCCCGCCGGATTCCGGCTCACACCGTCTCACAGGCCTGCGCATCGGGAAATCAGGCGGTCACGAGTGCGGCCGATTCGATCCACCGCGGCTACAACGACATCGTGATCGCCGGCGGTTCCGAATCGCTCTCGACTGTTCCGATCCTCTTCTCGAAAAAGTTCGCCGAGACTCTCGTCGCCGCGTCCCGCCAGAAGAGTCCTCTCGGAAAATTGAAGGCCTTCTCGCGTCTGCGACCGCAACACCTCGCGCCGGACATCCCGGCGATCGCCGAATCGACCACGGGCCTGACGATGGGCCAGTCCGCCGAGGTCATGGCGAAGGAGAACAAGATCTCGCGGGAGGCCCAGGACCGCTTTGCGCTTCAGAGCCATGTCCGAGCGGCCGCCGCCTTCGAGAGCGGGCGGTTCGCCGACGAGGTCATGACCGTGATCGTTCCGGATGACTACAAGACCGTAGTGGAGCGCGACAATCTGATTCGCTCCGACACGACACTCGAGAAGCTCTCCGAGCTGAAGCCCGTATTCGACAAAAAGTATGGAACGCTCACGGCCGGCAATTCGTCTGCGCTCACCGACGGGGCCGCGGCGGTTCTGCTGATGTCGGAGAAGAAGGCGGAGGAGCTCGGTCTGGAGCCGCTCGCATTCGTGAGGAGCTACGCGTATGCAGCGCTCGATCCGTTCGAGCAACTGCTTCAGGGCCCCGCGTTTGCGGTCCCGCAGGCACTCGATCGCGCCGGCCTGAAACTCGACCACATGGACGTGATCGAGATGCACGAGGCGTTTGCTGCCCAGGTACTTTCGAACATTCAGTGGCTCGTCTCCGAGGAATTTGCCGTGAATCGTCTCGGAAGAAACGAGGCGGTGGGAGAGGTCGATCCGGAGAAGATCAACCTGACGGGCGGCTCGATCGCCATCGGTCACCCATTCGCGGCGACCGGGGCCCGGATCGTGACGACCGTGGCGAACGAGCTCAAGCTGCAGAACAAGCGATACGGGCTGGTGTCGGTCTGCGCCGCCGGGGCACAGGGTTCGGCAATCGTGCTGGAGAGGGCTTGATCCGCCATGAGCGCCGCGCCTGAGGAGACAACCGTCGTCCGGGCCGCCTGCCCCCATGACTGTCCCGATACCTGCTCGATGCTGGTCGAAGTGGTCAATGGGCGGGCCGTCCGAGTCAAGGGCGATCCCGACCATCCGATGACCCAGGGCTTTCTCTGCTCGAAGGTCAACCGCTATCCCGAGCGTACCTACCACCGCGACCGTCTTCACCATCCGATGGTTCGCACGGGGGGCAAAGGCGACGGAAAGTTTCGCCAGGTCAGCTGGGACGAGGCGCTCGGGCTCGTCGCCGACCGCCTCGACCGGATCATTCATTCCGATGACGGCCCACAGGCGATCCTCCCCTATTCCTACGCAGGAACGATGGGACTACTGCAGAGCCAGTCGATGGACCGGCGATTCTTCCACATCATCGGCGCGTCCCTCCTCGATCGAACCATCTGCGCCACGGCGGGAACCGAGGCGCTGAACGCGACGTACGGCACCCGGATGGGAACCGATCCGGAAACCATCGATCAGGCGAAACTGATCCTCCTCTGGGGGACGAACACGCTGACGTCCAATCCGCATCTGTGGCCTTGGGTCCGGGCAGCGCGGGACGCGGGAGCCCGCGTCATCACGATCGACCCCATCCGGACAAGGACCGCGGACGCGTCGGATGAGCACATTCAGATTCGACCGGGAACCGACGCAGCGCTGGCGCTCGCCATGATGCACGTGATTTTTCGAGACGGACTGGCAGACTTCGATTACCTCGAGCGAACGACACTCGGATGGGAAAGTCTGCGGGAGCGTGCAATTGCCGAGTACTCCCCCGAGCGGGTCGCGGGCATCTGTCGGATCGACTCGCGGGAGATCGAACGGCTCGCGAACCTCTATGCGACGACCCGTCCTTCGTTCATCCGGCTGAACTACGGGATGCAGCGACACGCAGGCGGTGGCAACGCCGTCCGGGCGATCTCGATCCTTCCCGCGGTCACCGGCGCATGGAACGATATCGGCGGAGGATTCCAGCTCTCGTCGAGCGGGACGTTCCACTTCGACGAAACCGCCCTCGAGCGACCGGACCTCATCCCTCCGGGCACACGAACGATCAACATGTCGACGATCGGAGATGATCTGCTCGGGCGCCCGGATCCACCGATTCGTGCGATCGTCGTCTACAACTCGAACCCCGTTGCCGTCGCGCCCGATCAGTCGAGCGTACGGAAGGGGTTTGCGCGCGATGACCTCTTCGTGGTCGTGCTCGAGCACTTCATGACGGATACCGCGAGGTACGCCGACGTTGTGCTTCCGGCAACGACGCAACTCGAGCACACCGATCTCCACAAGAGCTACGGTCACCTCTACGTCAATTACAGCGCTCAGTCGATCGCCCCGATCGGGGAGGCGCTACCGAACACCGAGATCTTCCGGCGTCTCGCCGCAACGATGAATCTCGATCACCCGGCGCTGCAGGACTCCGACGAAGAGCTGATGCGGCAGGCTCTCGGATCGGGACATCCCACGCTCGAAGGAATCACGCTCGAGAAGCTGAAGGAGTCCGGCAGCCTCAGGCTGAACCTTCCGGCACCGCATCTCCCCTTTCCTGCCGGAACTGTCGTTCCCACGCGTTCGGGGAAGATCGAGATCCGATCGAGCATGCTCGAAGCGCTCGGTCTCGATCCGTTGCCCTCCTGGGTTCCGCCTCACGAGTCGGAGGAGTCCGCCCCCGAGCTTGCGGCGCGTTATCCGCTGACCCTCATCTCGCCTCCGGCTCACACCTTTCTCAACAGCACGTTCGCGAATGTGGAGCCGCTGAAGAAGCTCGCGGGGCGACCGACGCTGCAGATCAACGCGCGTGATGCCGCCGATCGAGGGATTGAACATGGGATGAAGGTGACGGTCAGGAACGACCGCGGAACCTTCATGGCGGAAGCAGAGATCACCGATAGGGTCCGGCCGGGCGTCGTGAGCGCGCCCTCGATCTGGTGGCTCGAGTCGACCGAGGGGAGTGCGAACGCAAACGCAACGACGTCGCAGAAGCTCACCGACATCGGAAGAGCCGCGACGTTTTACGATAATCTGGTCGAGGTGACGCATGCCGAGACCATTCAGGAGAGCTGAGCGCTGACATCCGTCATCACAACGTCGATCGTCGTGACGGTCATCTTCGTCGTGATTCTGATCCTGCTCGATCAGCGCTACGGCATCCTCAGCTCGGACCGCTTCCCTTCCGAGCGAGCGCGATGGACGGCGTACGGCTGGTTCGGGCTGTTTCTGTTCCTCGTGAGCTCCTCGGTGATCGGCGCAGCCGAGGCCGGCGCGACACCGAATCTCGAGTCGATGCAGTTCTGGTCGGTCTTCACGATGCACGTGATCCTGCTGGCGTTTCTTTTCGGCTGGTGGCTACTGGCAGGACGCGAGCCCGTTCGCCAGTACCTGAATCTTCATACGGACGAGCTTCCTCAATCGATCGGGATCGGCATTGCGGCGGGGGTCGGTGGATGGCTTCTGACGATTACGATTGCGCTGATTGCGGGCGTCATCGCGCAGGAAGCGGGTCTACTTCCGGAGGACCTGAAGCCCGCTCCGATGATCATCTACCTGGCGAATCTGACGATCTGGCAAAAGCTCCTGATCGTCTTCAGCGCGATGACTGTCGAGGAGTTTTTCTTCCGGGGATGGCTGCAGAAGCGCTTCGGGCTGATCGTATCGACGGCAATCTTCGCGCTCGCGCATGCCGGATACGGCCAGCCGATGCTGCTGATCGGCATCACAGTGATCTCGCTCGTGATCGGCGCGACTTTTTATCTTACGCGGCGGCTGCTGCCGTGCATCATCGCCCACGGTGTTTTCGATGCGATTCAGATTTTCGTCATCGTCCCGTTCGCATTGAAAGCCACCGGAGCGGGCTGAGAGCCCGGTCTCAGCCGCGATCGGGCCATCCTTCCCTGCCGACGAGAGGGACGAAACGGACGGCCTCGAGCCGCTCCTCACTGAAACCATCCCGCGTTCGTGTGATCCGCACCAGGCTCTGTTCATTGGGGCTCGAACCGATCGGTATGACCATTCGCCCGCCGAGCGTGAGTTGAGCCCTGAGGCTTTCCGGAACCTTCGGTCCGGCAGCCGCCACGATGATCGCATCGAACGGAGCCTTCTCTTCCCACCCCGTCGTCCCGTCTCCATGGCGGATCTCCACATTGTCGTACCCGAGTCTCCGGAGCCGCTCGCGCGCCTCGATCGCGAGCTCTTCATGACGTTCGACGCCGAAGACTTCCTCGACGATCTCGGCGATGACCGCGGCGGCGTAGCCGGAGCCGACGCCGATCTCGAGGACTCGGTCGTCCGGCTTCAACTGAAGGGACTGGACCATGCTCGCCACGATGAACGGCTGCGAGATGGTCTGGCCCGCCGCGATCGGCAGCGGCCGGTCGTCGTGAGCGTACTTTCGAAGCTCCGGCAGGACGAACTCTTCGCGCGGCACGACGCGCATTGCCTCGAGCACCGCCGGATCTCTCACTCCGCGGGCCGCGATCTGCGACTCGACCATCCATTCGCGCGCCTGCTGTGTGTCGCTCATCGTCGAAGCCGTGTCCTGCGGAGATGATACCTCCGCCCGGAAAACAGACCTGCCTGCCTCCAGCTTCGGCATCGATCCTGTATCGCGAAACGAGTGATGATTCGAAGGGCCGCAGTCGCCGGAAGCTTTTATCCGGCCGAACCAGAAGTGCTGGGACGAGACGTCGACCGGATGCTTCGCGAAGCGCGCCCACGGAGAGAGGAGAAACTTCCTCGGGCGCTGATCGTGCCGCATGCCGGCTACGTCTACTCCGGATCGGTGGCGGCAGAGGCCTACCGGCTTCTCGAGTCGCACATCGGCAGAATCAATCGGGTTCTTCTTCTCGGGCCGAGCCACTTCGTCCCCTTCGACGGCCATGCAGTTCCGGCATCGGACGGTTTCATGACGCCTCTCGGGACAGTCGAGCTCGATGCAGAAGGACGAGACCGACTCTCTGAACTGGATCACGTGATCGTATCGGACCTCCCCCACCAGCGGGAGCACAGCCTCGAAGTCCAGCTTCCCTTCCTGCAGCGGATCTTCGAGTCCGTTCCGCTGCTCCTCCCCGTCGCCGTCGGAACCGCACGGGCGGAGCAGACCGCCGAGATCATCCGGTCCGAATGGAACCGCGACGGAACGCTGGTGCTGATCTCGACCGACCTGAGCCATTACCTCCCCTACGACGATGCGCGCCGCGCCGACGCGAGAACGGCCGAAGCGATCCGGAGCTTCGACTTCGAGGCGATCCGGGACCGGGACGCATGCGGTCGATACCCGCTGCGGGGAGCGCTGCTGGCCGCAAAGGAAGACGAGCTGACCATCCATGAGCTCGATCTGAGAAACTCCGGCGATACGGCCGGTCCGCGAAGCGAGGTCGTCGGCTATGGGGCCTGGGTCATCAACTGATGGCGAAAGTCGGAATCATCGGGACGGGATGGGGCACGCGTGTCCAGGTTCCGCGCTTCAGGGAAGCGGGCCTCGATGTTCGTGCCCTTTACGGACGCTCGCCGGAGAAGACTCGCTCCGAGGCCGAAGAGGCCGGCATTCCGGAAGTCCATGAAGACTGGCGCGAGCTTCTCGAATCCGACATCGATGTCGTGACGATCGTCACGCCTCCATTCCAGCACCTCGAAATGGCCTCCGCGGCTCTCGAAGCGGGGCTTCACGTGGTGAGCGAGAAGCCGACGGCGTTGAACGGCGATGAGGCTCGCCAGCTTCTGGAGGTCAGCCGCAGACATCCCGATCGGATCTCTCTGATCGATCATGAGCTTCGCTTTCTTCCCTCCACGCGTCGAGCGCTTGAAATGGTCCCGGATCTCGGGGAGATTCACTGGATCGACTGTACGTACAGCAGTCCGTCGCGCAACGACCCTGAACGCCGGTGGAACTGGTGGTCCGATGAGAGCAAGGGGGGCGGAGTGCTCGGGGCGATCGGTTCTCATCTCATCGATGCGTGCCGCCATCTCGTCGGTGAGGTGAACGGGGTGAGCGCAACGCTGAAGACGTTCATCGAATCGCGCCCGGACGGAAAGGGGCAGCGAAAAGAGGTGACCTCCGACGATTTCGCTTCGTTGACGCTCAGCATCGAGAGGGGCGTCACGGCGGCTCTGACGATGTCGGTCGTCTCAGGCGTCGATGAGCCGACGACGATCACGATTCACGGTCTGGAAGGAGCGCTGCGGCTGATCCAGGACGAGCTCTTCTTCGCGCGCACCGGAGAGGACTGGAAGCAGGTGGAAGTCGAGCGCGTCGGCGAGGGAGCGGGCGATTCTCCCGGCGGGAGCTTCGGAAGCGGGACCTACTGGCTCGGAAAGGCGCTGGCGCGCGCGATCGACGACGGAGACCGATCCGCGCTCGAGCCGGCCGCCACGTTCCACGATGGCCTCGTCCAGCAATTGGTTCTGGATGCGGCGCGTCGATCCTCCCGCAACCAGAGCCGTTTCGAGCGCATCGAGCTGCCGGATCAGAAATAAACGAAGTCTCGGTTCGTTCGATCAGGACGTGTCCCGGACCAGTCAAAATGATCATGATCTGATCGGAGCGCATGTCTCCGCGCGGGGCGGCGTCTGCAACGTCTTCGACCGGGCCGACGAGATCGGCGCGTCCGCCGTCGCGTTCTTCTCGAAGAACAACAATCGCTGGGCCGCGTCGCCGCTTGGCGAGGAAGAGTGCGCGACTTTTCGCGAGAGAAGACGGGCCAGCGGCGCGCCTCTGATGATTCACGCCGCGTATCTGATCAACCTGGCGGCGACCGACGAGGGCATCCTGGAGCGCTCGATCGCCGGCCTCGAGGACGAGCTGCGACGCGCGGCGAAGCTCGGAGCCGAATCGCTCGTCATCCACCCCGGGGCGCACATGGGGGCCGGGGTCACGAAAGGAATCGACCGAATCGCGCGCGCTCTCGACGAGGTGCACCGCCGGCTGCCGGAGCTCGGGACGAAAACTCTTCTCGAGACCTCCGCCGGACAGGGGTCATCGCTCTGCTGCACGTTTGAGGAAATCGGCCGGATTCTCCGGCTGGTGGACGATCCGTCGCGCGTGGGGGTCTGCGTTGACACGTGCCACATATTCGCTGCCGGTTACGATTTCTCGACTCCCGGCGGGTGGTCTGCAATCGTCGACGAGATGGCCGAGCAGATCGGACTCGATCGGGTGGAGGCATTTCATCTCAACGATTCGAAGAGAGAGCTCGGTTCCCGGGTCGACCGGCATGAGCACATCGGCGAGGGGAAGATCGGCCTCGATCCGTTTGGTCAGATTCTCAATGATTCGAGGTTCCGAGAAATACCGAAGGTGATCGAGACACCCAAGACAGTGCCGGTCGAGTCGGATCTGGAGAACCTCCGGAGACTCCGCTCGCTGACTGGGCCGCTGGGCCGCCGACCGCCGCTATAATCGCCTGCATGGCCATCAGGATCGTTTACTGCGACACATGAGCTACTACAAGGACCAAAGCGGCGAGTTTCGCTGCGAGAATCGAAGATGATCTGAGTCATCCGGTGGAGCTTCAGAAGGGCCGCATCGGCCAGTTCGAGGTGTTCGTGAATGGACGTCTGGTGTTGTCCCGGAAGGGCGGTCTGCTCGCGAAGCTGATGAGCAAACCGTGGCCGAGCGACGAGGACGTGATATCGGCCGTGCGCGGTGCG
This Acidobacteriota bacterium DNA region includes the following protein-coding sequences:
- a CDS encoding CPBP family intramembrane metalloprotease: MTVIFVVILILLDQRYGILSSDRFPSERARWTAYGWFGLFLFLVSSSVIGAAEAGATPNLESMQFWSVFTMHVILLAFLFGWWLLAGREPVRQYLNLHTDELPQSIGIGIAAGVGGWLLTITIALIAGVIAQEAGLLPEDLKPAPMIIYLANLTIWQKLLIVFSAMTVEEFFFRGWLQKRFGLIVSTAIFALAHAGYGQPMLLIGITVISLVIGATFYLTRRLLPCIIAHGVFDAIQIFVIVPFALKATGAG
- a CDS encoding Rdx family protein, with the protein product MELQKGRIGQFEVFVNGRLVLSRKGGLLAKLMSKPWPSDEDVISAVRGAMPQED
- a CDS encoding Gfo/Idh/MocA family oxidoreductase codes for the protein MAKVGIIGTGWGTRVQVPRFREAGLDVRALYGRSPEKTRSEAEEAGIPEVHEDWRELLESDIDVVTIVTPPFQHLEMASAALEAGLHVVSEKPTALNGDEARQLLEVSRRHPDRISLIDHELRFLPSTRRALEMVPDLGEIHWIDCTYSSPSRNDPERRWNWWSDESKGGGVLGAIGSHLIDACRHLVGEVNGVSATLKTFIESRPDGKGQRKEVTSDDFASLTLSIERGVTAALTMSVVSGVDEPTTITIHGLEGALRLIQDELFFARTGEDWKQVEVERVGEGAGDSPGGSFGSGTYWLGKALARAIDDGDRSALEPAATFHDGLVQQLVLDAARRSSRNQSRFERIELPDQK
- the amrB gene encoding AmmeMemoRadiSam system protein B; translated protein: MIRRAAVAGSFYPAEPEVLGRDVDRMLREARPRREEKLPRALIVPHAGYVYSGSVAAEAYRLLESHIGRINRVLLLGPSHFVPFDGHAVPASDGFMTPLGTVELDAEGRDRLSELDHVIVSDLPHQREHSLEVQLPFLQRIFESVPLLLPVAVGTARAEQTAEIIRSEWNRDGTLVLISTDLSHYLPYDDARRADARTAEAIRSFDFEAIRDRDACGRYPLRGALLAAKEDELTIHELDLRNSGDTAGPRSEVVGYGAWVIN
- a CDS encoding deoxyribonuclease IV, with translation MRRVDPPATRAVSSASSCRIRNKRSLGSFDQDVSRTSQNDHDLIGAHVSARGGVCNVFDRADEIGASAVAFFSKNNNRWAASPLGEEECATFRERRRASGAPLMIHAAYLINLAATDEGILERSIAGLEDELRRAAKLGAESLVIHPGAHMGAGVTKGIDRIARALDEVHRRLPELGTKTLLETSAGQGSSLCCTFEEIGRILRLVDDPSRVGVCVDTCHIFAAGYDFSTPGGWSAIVDEMAEQIGLDRVEAFHLNDSKRELGSRVDRHEHIGEGKIGLDPFGQILNDSRFREIPKVIETPKTVPVESDLENLRRLRSLTGPLGRRPPL
- the fadI gene encoding acetyl-CoA C-acyltransferase FadI, whose product is MNETTSRVAIVRGLRTPFAKAGTAYSNVDALELGKIVVSELVQRSEIDPETIDHLVFGTVIPSIKAANIAREIVLGTGLSRRIPAHTVSQACASGNQAVTSAADSIHRGYNDIVIAGGSESLSTVPILFSKKFAETLVAASRQKSPLGKLKAFSRLRPQHLAPDIPAIAESTTGLTMGQSAEVMAKENKISREAQDRFALQSHVRAAAAFESGRFADEVMTVIVPDDYKTVVERDNLIRSDTTLEKLSELKPVFDKKYGTLTAGNSSALTDGAAAVLLMSEKKAEELGLEPLAFVRSYAYAALDPFEQLLQGPAFAVPQALDRAGLKLDHMDVIEMHEAFAAQVLSNIQWLVSEEFAVNRLGRNEAVGEVDPEKINLTGGSIAIGHPFAATGARIVTTVANELKLQNKRYGLVSVCAAGAQGSAIVLERA
- a CDS encoding molybdopterin oxidoreductase family protein — encoded protein: MSAAPEETTVVRAACPHDCPDTCSMLVEVVNGRAVRVKGDPDHPMTQGFLCSKVNRYPERTYHRDRLHHPMVRTGGKGDGKFRQVSWDEALGLVADRLDRIIHSDDGPQAILPYSYAGTMGLLQSQSMDRRFFHIIGASLLDRTICATAGTEALNATYGTRMGTDPETIDQAKLILLWGTNTLTSNPHLWPWVRAARDAGARVITIDPIRTRTADASDEHIQIRPGTDAALALAMMHVIFRDGLADFDYLERTTLGWESLRERAIAEYSPERVAGICRIDSREIERLANLYATTRPSFIRLNYGMQRHAGGGNAVRAISILPAVTGAWNDIGGGFQLSSSGTFHFDETALERPDLIPPGTRTINMSTIGDDLLGRPDPPIRAIVVYNSNPVAVAPDQSSVRKGFARDDLFVVVLEHFMTDTARYADVVLPATTQLEHTDLHKSYGHLYVNYSAQSIAPIGEALPNTEIFRRLAATMNLDHPALQDSDEELMRQALGSGHPTLEGITLEKLKESGSLRLNLPAPHLPFPAGTVVPTRSGKIEIRSSMLEALGLDPLPSWVPPHESEESAPELAARYPLTLISPPAHTFLNSTFANVEPLKKLAGRPTLQINARDAADRGIEHGMKVTVRNDRGTFMAEAEITDRVRPGVVSAPSIWWLESTEGSANANATTSQKLTDIGRAATFYDNLVEVTHAETIQES
- a CDS encoding protein-L-isoaspartate(D-aspartate) O-methyltransferase, which produces MSDTQQAREWMVESQIAARGVRDPAVLEAMRVVPREEFVLPELRKYAHDDRPLPIAAGQTISQPFIVASMVQSLQLKPDDRVLEIGVGSGYAAAVIAEIVEEVFGVERHEELAIEARERLRRLGYDNVEIRHGDGTTGWEEKAPFDAIIVAAAGPKVPESLRAQLTLGGRMVIPIGSSPNEQSLVRITRTRDGFSEERLEAVRFVPLVGREGWPDRG